The Molothrus aeneus isolate 106 chromosome 11, BPBGC_Maene_1.0, whole genome shotgun sequence genome segment TGCTCAGTTTTACAGAGGCAAAAAGTCCTAGATTCTGCACCATGGAGCATTGAAGTAATTCAAGTAATTGTTTGCACTGTATAATCTCTTAGCCATAAGAGTACTCCGATCGTGTCTGcttgagttgggtttttttctccttctgagtAACAGCACTTAAAGTTCTTGTACTGCACTCAGAATGTGAGACCCAGTGTAATTGAGGGTTGTCATGTGGCAATAAAACATGTTTCATGGTTTTTCTCattgttttccttcccctcctccccaggctggtgTATAACCGAACAAGTAAGATCACAGAACCACCAGATGGAGTGGATATCAGAGTGCCCGGCTTTGGGCAGACGTTTTCTTTGGAATTTCTTGACCCAAGTAAAAGGAGTGTTGGTATGTACAAGCTGTGTCTGGAGTGCTTTGTCACTTGCAGGGTTTTTCTAGTTTGTCTTTATGCAACAAGCTTCTGAAATGTGATTTCAAATTACAGTTCTGTGAGCTCACTTGGCTTTTAAGAGTTTTCATTGCATTGTATTGTTTCGTTTGTTGCGTGGCCTGATAGATGAAACTAAGATTTGACACAATACTAATTGTGAATCTCGTCTCAATCTAAGTGGATGAAATCTGAGTAGCCATATTGAGGACAGATGCTTTCTGAAAATGAGATGGCTTGAGTAGAAAATTCTGTGACAGAAGCTTGACAAGCaagactgaaataaaagcacaaGTTCTGAGTAAGAACTTGTTACTCAGTTCTTACTCAGATGATGTTCTTTGGCCTTAGGAATGGGTTAATTGGATTGGGAGATATGGTACCACAATGGGTAGCTCCTTGTATTTTGCTGATGTCAGAATAATTATATAATTGCATTTGTGCTGCAAAAGATTTCTGCATTAATGTGTttgcagggttttttgtttggtgctTTTGTAGAAGTCAtgtttcagaaaacacagagtTTGATAGACTTTTGTGAGTTGTTCACTGTGGCTGAAGACTGGTGGACTTGAATAGTCAGTAATGGACTGAGCTTCATGTGCTGCATAGCATGGATCTGTTCCTTAAGGGCAGTGATGTGCTTAATGATCTGCACTAGGTCACTCTTACACCATGATTCAATTCTCCACTTGAGGGACAGTATGATAAACATTCAAGACTAACAAGTGAGGTTCCGCTCAAAACTTAAATATGGCTCTGATGTTCAGTAGACTGTTCTGATGCATTTAGTCGTGGTAATACTTAAATCCCACGTGTCAAACCTCGTATTAAGTCACATCTTTCAATGTGCAGTCTGCAGCTATTTCCCTTTTTGCTATTACAGCTTTATGTTCAATTACTCTTAAGTCTTAGTCCACTACCCTAGAGATAAAAAAAGTTTTGGGGTAGTTTCTGGAGTTCTGCCCTAGGGTATATAATAAGCATTTGTTTCCAAGAATAAATGTTGAAGTCCTGGCCAACTGTTACTCCCTACCTgttgttaattttaatttgtaatCAACAAAAGCTATGACTCTGAAAACCCCTCAGAAATTATTATCTTGCAGTTCAAGGGTAAACTTTCCTCTGCTGAGTAAAATTTATCCACTTTGTGTATACTACATTTGGCTGCCAAAAGGTTTGAGACGTCAGCCATCTAGTAAGAAGTTTTAGTGGTGATATTCTCTTGATTTTTGGGGGATAGTGAGCATAACTCATTTTGTTTAATATGCATGCAGCTTTCTAGATTGTTAAAGGCAAACTGCAGGTTTAGTGTGTACATAGGGTGTAATAGATACTGCCTCTGGAATCTTGTTTTGCAGTAGTGGCCGACAGCTGCTTCTCACACTAACCTTGTTactcttctgtttctctcttaTCTGATATTTACAGGAAGTTACTTTTATATGTTGGTGCAGAGTTTAGTAGATTGGGGCTACAAACGTGATGAAGACGTAAGAGGAGCACCTTATGACTGGAGAAAGGCACCAAGTAAATAATATACTGTTACTTTAATAAAATTTTGACTCTCCTACCCAGCAAATAATGTATTGAATCACTTCTCCCATCCTTCACAATCTAAAAACTTAATTTTGTCTAGTTCTCAGGGCTGGGGTACTCCTGGATACAAATGCAAGCTTGGTGTtgtggtttcattttttttttttcttctttaaccAACTTGCTACTTAAAACTTGcttaaaaccagaacaaaacaacagaaaaaacccatttCAGCAAAGTACATCCACACAAAACCCCCACCCCTCCCATTCAGTATTGGAATTTCTGAGGTCTGCATTATTAATTCTGCAGACAGTTCAACACCATTATTTAAAAgcttatttgtttttaaagctcAGCATTCCCAATTAATAACTCTCACTGTGTAATGTGTGTATTTTAGATGAGAATGAAGACTATTTTGTGGCGCTTCGCAAGATGATCGAGTTGCTGTATGAGCAGTATGGGAGCCCTGTTGTGCTGATTGCCCACAGCATGGGGAACATGTACACCCTCTACTTCCTGAACCGCCAGCCCCAGGATTGGAAGGACAAGTACATCAAGGATTATGTGTCATTGGGTGCTCCGTGGGGGGGAGTGGCCAAAACTCTGCGTGTGCTGGCCTCAGGTAGGTAATTtggggctctgccctgtgctaTGTGTAGTGCACACTGCTAAGGAGGCTGTGACTGTAGGACTGAAGGATAAGAGTTGAAGGTACCATGaagggaaaaatactttttttgtaAGCAATAACAACTGGGTGTTTCAAGCCCTGCAACCCAACTGTTATCTTTCATATTTGTGGGGGTGGACTGAGATTTCCCACATCCTGTAACCAGGAGCTTTCTTCCTTCTTGACCTCTCCTGaccttttttcagcagattgtTGTGTTGTCTGCTGTTTGGCCTGATGCCTTCCCTTTCTGTCCCTTCTGCCACCAGCCTGATTTCTCTCTGTTCAGTATTGCAAAGCTACAAAGGACTCCAGAGCATTCAGCAGTTTCCTTTGACTAAAGATCACACAGCTGCTTGAGGTTAACATTAAAGGAAATTTGTAGAGATGGTGGGGACACACTGGGTGTGTCCAGTGTAAATGTCAGGTGAAAATTGTAACTCTTAATTGTAACTCATTAGGAAAATGAATCTTTGAGGTCTTGGGTTTAGCACACTGGATATGCCAGAgactaaaaaacaaaaaaattgaataaagcAGCACAATATACTTCACTAAATAACTGAAAATGACTGATGGAAAATGTTCACTTACCCATCATGTGATACCATAATTATATCATGTGCTTTGACATTTAGTTCTTGATGTTTCTGGCTTGGTTTTGTAGCTTGTTTCTGACTTGTTAGCTTTGGATATCCACTGTCTTCTTCCTAATCAAAGCCGACATCAAAAATTGGACTTcatcaaaatgcaaaacacaCAGCAAGAGTCAGCCATGCATGGACAGAGCAAAGAATACTTTGCCTAGCAAAGGCATTTGATTCTGAACGGTAGTGCACTACTCCATTACTAATTAGAAAACTTGACTCAATACAAACATCCAATTTACACATTGTTAAAGCTGTTGAAATGTCActctaaaaatttatttcccttttcccacagGCTTTGTCTGACATACTTGCTTGCTACAGAAATGGCAAGAAGTGAACAATGATATCACCCTCATAAAATTACACTATTATATTCCATCGTCCCATATCTCTGTTGGATTAAACTTTTCTGCTTCATACCTTGTCTACACTTTATAACGTATCTCAAGCAAAGGGGCTAATTCTACTAATGCATAATGAATAGCTAAATTTCTACTGTAATATAGTCAGTCATGTTTTAATCTGTGTATCTGTTGTACTAAACTTCTGTTTTGGAGCAGAAATTTAAGATTTGTGTGGGAAAGTTACATGGGCAAACATAATATCAGAATGTACAGGTTTAAGCTGTTTCTGTGTCAAATTTCCACCATGGTAAAGCACCACCATCAGCCCTTGGACTGCATTAGTCTATTTAAGAGTTTCTAAAGTTATCAGGATTAGTATGCTGAAGAACTGTTGCTTTAAAGGAAAATACTGCATTTCAGCAGGAAAGACAAGGCACTCTATGAATGCATTCTTTCTGCTCCCATTCCTGTTTATAATTTGTGATGCCAGGAGCTTCATGTCAAATCCACAGCTGTGTTATCAAAGTGGTAAACCGTACACTGGTGGAATTGTTTTCTGGAGATTTCTGTGATACTTTCAGCTACTTGTACTTGAGCTTTGCTTGATCCCACTATAGTGGGCAAAGACACAAAGCTCACAGTggtttgtttctatttttaacaCGTTGAAAAGTTGAAATATTAGCAGTGTCTTCCTTACACCTAAGGTTTTGATGTGTCTGCTGACTTAAATGTGGTGTTGGCCATCCTGTACTTCTTCACTtatgagaaaataaaggatTTGAGAAGCACTTTGTAAGAGTTCTGTAAGAGAAGGCTGGGATAGTCAGGTTCTGTGTTTGATTATTCTGCTGGAAATAAATCTTGTACACATTCCTTTCATTGTTCAGTTCAGAACTTGGGCTTTCTTTGCTGAAAACTGCCAAGCAGTGTTCAGTAACTTAGCAGTGAGAGTGCACAGTGAGGTGGTTACACCGCACAGTATCATGAAACCCATTTTTCAGGACCTTTGTGAttcttgctgtgcatttgagTTTACTTTATGTCTTTCAGACTAACAATGTCCACATACAGTCCTCCTAAAGATGGCATTACTGTGCTTTGTTTCTCCTTGCTGAAGCAATAGTGCCACCCCATGGAATTGAAATAGCACCAAAGTATATTTTTCAGGAAGAGTGGTTTCAGTTGCAGCATTTCAATTTTTATGGCATAGTTGACCTGGACCACTACATGCTGTAACCACCTGGATCTAATAATGGACACAATAAAATTCAAAGTTCAGCTGACAAAAGAATTGAAATGTGACAGCCACTGtgataatgaaaaaaacaaggaatataaatttgtgttttgtctcaggttttttttaagtaatcaCTCTGTAATTATTAAGCAGCTTTTGATTTTGTGAAGATGGAAGAACAATTGTTAAAATATGCAGAAAGGTGCATATAAATTATCCTTTAGTAATGTGTTAGTTTAAGCCATTTGTTTCAGTCATTCATCAACTCATATTTAAATCTTGGAAGTTATTAAAAGTCAGTTTGCAGAAGTTAATTTATGAGACAATCataaatgaggaaaaacttTTCAAATTGCCAGTGTAAGCCAGGGGAACAAACTTATTCATGTTATCACCATGAGTGCTAGTAATTGCTGCTGATTAGGATTGATGTCTTGCTTTCTGGATAATGAAATTCCACTTTTTCCCCTAAGGCGACAACAACAGAATCCCTGTTATCAGTTCCCTCAAGATCAGAGACCAGCAGAGATCAGCAGTTTCCACAAATTGGATGCTCCCCTACAACTACACGTGGCCTCCAGACAAGGTGTTTGTGAGCACCCCCACAGCCAACTACACACTGAGGGATTACTGGAAGTTCTACAGGGACATTAACTTCGAGGATGGCTGGCTGATGAGGCAGGACACGGAGCCCCTCGTGTACGCCATGACCCCGCCCGGCGTGCGCATCCACTGCCTCTATGGCACGGGCGTGGAAACCCCCGACTCCTTCCACTACGAGAGCTTCCCTGACAGAGAGCCCAAGATCTTCTACAGTGATGGGGATGGTACAGTGAACTTACAGAGTGCCTTGCAATGTAGAAAGTGGGTGCACAGGCAGGAACAGGAAGTGGTGATGTTTGAGCTTGCAGGAAACGAGCACATTCAAATGCTGTCCAATGAAACTACTATCTCCTATGTGAAAAAGCTGCTCATTGGTTCGTGATAACCTTGTGCTGATAGTTATTTTCCTCACCTGTGATGCCTTCCCTTAAATATGGGGAAATGCCTTTTAATCCCTTGATATTTAGatatttgaattatttattttgcttttttaaaaggttgTTTTCAAGTTGCTTGGTATTCTAAATGATTGTTTGTCTCTGATTTGTGTTCATGATATTTCATGGTATTTTCACATTCTGAAAATTTTGTCAAATATGCATTTTGTTGCCTCTGGTGTTGTGTCCAATGGTCATACGGACTTTCATTTGGAGACTGTGCATCCCCTTGCACATACCACATGAACTCATAGATCCCAGAGTTCCTTTGTGTGGTCTTTGCAGGTTTGGAGTGGAAGGTTTGGAAGGATGGCAATTTTGGATGCCCAAGGGAATGGTATTAACAATGTGGCAAACACAGTAAGCATTTTAAAGGGTCTTGCATATTCTGATCCACAGTTCCCAGTGGATTAGTTTGTGAATGTGCATATCTACTTGGGAAAATAGGGAAGAGGTCTGCCTGGAACTGTGCTATCACTGTTGCAATCCAGACTTTTATTTATTACAGcctgtggggggaaaaagatGTGTGAATTACTTGAAGCTTCTTTATTAGATGCCCTACTGGGTTATTTTAGAAAGAGGAAATGGTTTGCTCATCAACCTCTAGAATCCCTGATCACATACAGTCTGGAGTCTGAGGAGTTCTCAGCCTGTGCTTTATTTCTCAGTGAGGGAATGAAGCTAAACTGTGCTTGGTGCTTGTAATAACTGTAGCAGTGTGCAGTAGCACATCAATCAAAGCTAATTGAATACTGGCACTCTGTAAGGTATAGAATTGCATTTCTGGGTGGAAAACAACCCCCTGTGGTGGAAATGATAATGGATGGTGGGCagtatttaaagaaaagtgAACTTCTGAAATAGAGTGGGGAATGAAAACCAGTATGGAGTATAAAACTTGTTCTCAGTCAAATACTTTTGGTCCAGTTGTCTGACTAAACGGTGACTGGATCAACATTGCATTCCACTGAAAAGGAATTTGTTTTAGGACTAAAAGTAATTTCCCATAGATTACAAGTTTCATTTTTGCTGTTTGAAGAAGTTGGGACATGTGGTTCCTTAAATGTTTCTATAAATTGCTGAACATACAGTTCTGTAATTTCCTACAGTGTTGTTCTACTCAATGTTAAAATAGTAATTTCAACTCTGACCTCCACAGAAGTGCAGGTCTAAAGGCCATCATATCTACCACC includes the following:
- the PLA2G15 gene encoding lysosomal phospholipase A and acyltransferase, whose translation is MFLPAGARLLPRSGRSSFLSLLLLLLLLCPGGRSVPRRRPAGPPVVLVPGDLGNQLEAKLDKPSVVHYLCSKKTDSYFTLWLNLELLLPVIIDCWIDNIRLVYNRTSKITEPPDGVDIRVPGFGQTFSLEFLDPSKRSVGSYFYMLVQSLVDWGYKRDEDVRGAPYDWRKAPNENEDYFVALRKMIELLYEQYGSPVVLIAHSMGNMYTLYFLNRQPQDWKDKYIKDYVSLGAPWGGVAKTLRVLASGDNNRIPVISSLKIRDQQRSAVSTNWMLPYNYTWPPDKVFVSTPTANYTLRDYWKFYRDINFEDGWLMRQDTEPLVYAMTPPGVRIHCLYGTGVETPDSFHYESFPDREPKIFYSDGDGTVNLQSALQCRKWVHRQEQEVVMFELAGNEHIQMLSNETTISYVKKLLIGS